In Holophagales bacterium, one DNA window encodes the following:
- a CDS encoding polysaccharide pyruvyl transferase family protein, giving the protein MSKRILIAGNYGQSNLGDEAILAGALAGLRAIDPTLRLSVVTADPEGTARAHGVETVAIRDPGATRDAVTASDLVVVGGGGLLNDYWAVDIGRVLFDPGWGLTCHTLPALTAAALGKPYGFLAVGAGPLDDPHAREYVAALLSGAAFASVRDETSRRLLIDCGADPAHIDLAADPACLLEARHSPSVDAILEEHSLAAGGNWLAIALRPWPFSTNRDGLLATLAQGLDRALVAADARALFVPMQPSGGEGDADLPFARAVRERMRERERTSVLETETSPGEVSALLGASRAVVAMRLHALLLAANAGVPGLPIAYDPKVRAIAAELGIEELVLPVDPLSPEQLAGGIARLLSERALFAQRSRACGQILRERANAGIRAVVQALGAAPRLPALSRLLGAGAIAAARDLASARRENLARREEQERELGRSIAERDRLLAEVDQLRRECGQIVGRLTDAEGKLARSLEELAQARSEAKLTRAAAERHRLELVRIQTSRLWKFGNLYWSARRRLGLSTSPSPTTNSTAPARASAAPLAPSRLVAPPADAPRPPLPGGLPPRHDVLCLPIIDWDFRFQRPQQLMGRFAAAGHRVFYVSQRFRQTGPSVELREIRERVFEVSLRAPSLNVYRDDPAPALDALFAGLDLLRRDAALGATAVVVQLPFWWPLADRARTHFAWPVVYDCLDLHSGFSTNESPMLALENNLLAGADLVLASAAALEVQARKLNSRVLRLPNACEFEHFSGIPIRTPAARPVVGYYGAISDWFDSRLVGELAARNPDWRFVLVGSTFGADLGPLEGRPNVELIGEVSYTELPRWLEQFDVCVIPFRRTPLTEATDPVKVYEMLAGGKPVVSTPLPEIVALGSLVRVAEDVAGFEEEIRTALSSGDDGEAGRRRAFAAEQTWQHRFEQMAPAVKAAFPRLSVVVVTHNNADLTARCLESLDTACEWPNLEVVVADNGSSDESRGLLTHWAHGRSLTTLQLNAENLGFAAANNRALAVTSGEFLLLLNNDTVVTRGAFATLVRHLHANPGIGLLGPATNAISNAAQVATSYRDLDELPAWAADWSWRNDGRLARLDMAAMFCLAMRREVCEQLGPLDERFAVGMFEDDDYSLRARRIGLEVCCAYDAFIHHWQKSAFRLLGESTYRRIFEENRQRFVDKWGSAAPSHRIPEAAQTSLPPHDLLRRAAEAPGTVVFLPSVGWGIHLLQRPHHLARVLARRGYLVVFDCSNAYDAIEGFAELEPNLFLFRGDPETLHALPAPLLWSFPYNFHLCADYPEGAVPLYDWIDDLAVFPYEPAMLERNHRQALAKAPIVASVAQRLHREALAERADALYLPNAVDFAHFAAPPPPPDDPAFAAMLASGRHIAGYYGALADWFDYELIAAVAAERPDWGFVLIGPDYEGALARNRSTLRAENILCLGPRDYALLPAYLARFDVATIPFRINDITLATSPLKLYEYFAGGKPVVTSAMPECQAFSEVLIAEGPDAFSRALDEALARASDPAFRARLRELARENDWSARIDAVLPLWEARRHLPRQRSPWSTRVHRRPVAGDTLPLAGSPESRRQDDHPLPATTSPPPPAASPDSAVVALAARFAHLRPESDRRYFDALLAHLAGIADHPFLPVYVEYAATAVQRGRLAVASLRPHIQLDGARVLDIGCAYGGFLVALAEAGAVPLGIDVNDRLLALSRHLAADHEVPIEALLHDASVARPEFAAAFDLIVANDVIEHVAALDPFLANISRWLAPQGTAYLEIPNGRFPGFVRKDGHHGAFAVSLLEFSTAAELLRTTGLASNYDTFNYLTLAEYRSRFAENGLQLELLPGSLDGFSREAVLAEIESLRSEWPGRVEEEIPPAFRDVTSRALRAYLAELDASGVCEPGREQDLYERYGASFWRVLCRRS; this is encoded by the coding sequence GTGTCGAAGCGTATCTTGATTGCCGGAAACTACGGCCAAAGCAATCTCGGCGACGAGGCGATCCTCGCCGGTGCCCTCGCCGGTCTGCGGGCCATCGATCCGACGCTGCGACTCTCGGTGGTGACCGCCGATCCCGAAGGAACGGCGCGGGCTCACGGGGTCGAGACCGTCGCCATTCGCGACCCCGGGGCGACACGCGACGCCGTTACGGCAAGCGACCTGGTTGTCGTCGGCGGGGGTGGGCTGCTGAACGACTACTGGGCCGTCGACATCGGTCGGGTCCTTTTCGACCCCGGGTGGGGATTGACCTGCCACACCCTCCCGGCCTTGACCGCTGCCGCGCTCGGCAAGCCTTACGGGTTCCTGGCCGTCGGGGCCGGACCGCTCGACGATCCCCACGCCCGCGAGTACGTCGCCGCTCTGCTCTCGGGAGCCGCATTCGCTTCGGTCCGTGACGAAACTTCACGCCGGCTGCTGATCGACTGTGGCGCCGATCCGGCGCATATCGACCTCGCTGCCGATCCCGCCTGCCTGCTGGAGGCCCGACACAGCCCAAGTGTCGATGCCATCCTCGAGGAGCACTCTCTCGCCGCGGGCGGCAACTGGCTCGCGATCGCACTCCGCCCGTGGCCGTTCTCGACGAATCGAGACGGTTTGCTCGCCACGCTCGCTCAAGGCCTCGACCGGGCGCTGGTCGCGGCCGATGCCCGGGCGCTTTTCGTTCCCATGCAGCCCTCGGGGGGCGAAGGCGATGCCGACCTGCCGTTTGCTCGCGCGGTTCGCGAGCGGATGCGAGAACGCGAGCGCACCTCGGTACTGGAAACGGAGACCTCGCCCGGCGAGGTGTCCGCGCTCCTCGGCGCCTCGCGGGCAGTGGTGGCGATGCGGCTTCATGCGCTCCTCCTGGCGGCCAACGCCGGTGTGCCCGGCCTCCCCATCGCCTACGATCCAAAGGTCCGAGCGATCGCCGCTGAGCTCGGGATCGAGGAGCTCGTGCTTCCGGTCGATCCCCTCTCCCCGGAACAGCTCGCCGGCGGAATCGCCCGCCTTCTCTCCGAAAGGGCGCTGTTCGCGCAGCGATCCCGGGCCTGCGGACAGATCCTTCGCGAGCGGGCCAACGCGGGCATCCGGGCGGTCGTGCAGGCCCTCGGCGCGGCCCCTCGACTGCCGGCGCTGTCGCGACTCCTCGGCGCCGGTGCCATCGCCGCCGCTCGCGATCTGGCGAGCGCGCGTCGCGAGAACCTGGCGCGACGCGAGGAGCAAGAGCGGGAGCTGGGACGCTCGATCGCTGAGCGAGATCGCCTCCTCGCCGAGGTCGATCAGCTACGGCGCGAGTGCGGCCAGATCGTCGGCCGCCTGACCGACGCGGAGGGCAAGCTCGCCCGCTCGCTCGAAGAGCTGGCCCAGGCTCGATCCGAAGCCAAGCTCACCCGAGCTGCGGCCGAACGTCATCGTCTCGAGCTCGTTCGCATCCAGACGTCTCGTCTCTGGAAGTTCGGCAATCTCTATTGGTCGGCTCGGCGTCGCCTCGGCCTGTCCACGTCTCCCTCCCCCACCACGAACTCGACCGCACCCGCGAGGGCTTCGGCAGCGCCACTCGCCCCTTCGCGCTTGGTCGCTCCGCCTGCGGACGCCCCGCGTCCACCGCTCCCGGGAGGGCTGCCGCCGCGTCACGACGTGCTCTGTCTGCCGATCATCGACTGGGACTTCCGGTTCCAGCGCCCGCAGCAGCTCATGGGGCGATTCGCGGCGGCGGGTCATCGCGTGTTCTATGTCTCGCAGCGCTTTCGGCAAACGGGCCCGTCCGTCGAGCTGCGCGAGATCCGCGAGCGCGTCTTCGAAGTCAGCCTGCGGGCTCCCTCGCTCAACGTCTACCGCGACGACCCGGCTCCGGCCCTCGACGCGCTCTTCGCCGGGCTCGATCTGCTGCGCCGCGATGCGGCCCTCGGCGCCACGGCGGTGGTGGTGCAGTTGCCATTCTGGTGGCCACTCGCGGACCGGGCGCGGACCCATTTCGCCTGGCCGGTGGTCTACGACTGTCTGGATCTCCACAGCGGATTCTCGACGAACGAGAGCCCGATGCTGGCGCTCGAGAACAACCTTCTCGCGGGCGCCGATCTCGTCCTCGCCTCGGCCGCGGCCCTCGAGGTCCAGGCTCGGAAGCTCAATTCGAGGGTGCTCCGCCTCCCCAACGCCTGCGAGTTCGAGCACTTCTCCGGCATCCCCATCCGTACTCCCGCGGCTCGACCCGTCGTGGGCTACTACGGCGCCATCTCCGACTGGTTCGACAGCAGGCTCGTCGGCGAGCTCGCCGCGCGCAACCCGGATTGGAGATTCGTGCTCGTCGGCTCGACTTTTGGGGCAGATCTCGGCCCGCTCGAGGGGCGGCCGAACGTCGAGCTCATCGGCGAGGTCTCGTATACCGAGCTTCCGCGATGGCTCGAGCAGTTCGATGTCTGCGTCATCCCGTTCCGGCGTACGCCGCTGACGGAGGCAACCGACCCGGTCAAGGTGTACGAAATGCTGGCCGGAGGAAAGCCGGTGGTCTCGACGCCACTTCCCGAGATCGTCGCGCTCGGTTCGTTGGTGCGCGTCGCCGAAGACGTCGCCGGTTTCGAAGAAGAGATCCGCACGGCACTCTCTTCCGGGGATGACGGAGAGGCGGGTCGACGCCGCGCCTTCGCGGCCGAACAGACTTGGCAGCATCGTTTCGAGCAGATGGCGCCGGCGGTGAAGGCAGCATTCCCGCGTCTTTCGGTCGTGGTCGTGACCCACAACAACGCCGACCTGACAGCCCGCTGCCTGGAGAGCCTGGACACGGCATGCGAGTGGCCGAACCTCGAAGTGGTCGTGGCAGACAACGGCTCGAGCGACGAGAGCCGGGGGCTGCTCACGCACTGGGCCCACGGCCGGAGCTTGACGACGCTTCAACTCAACGCCGAGAACCTCGGTTTTGCCGCTGCCAACAATCGGGCACTGGCGGTCACGAGCGGCGAGTTCCTTCTCCTGCTCAACAACGACACCGTGGTGACCCGCGGTGCGTTCGCCACGTTGGTGCGTCACCTCCACGCCAATCCCGGGATCGGTCTGCTCGGCCCCGCGACCAACGCCATCTCCAATGCGGCCCAGGTGGCGACGTCCTATCGAGATCTCGACGAGCTGCCGGCCTGGGCGGCCGACTGGTCCTGGCGCAATGACGGGCGCCTCGCGCGACTCGACATGGCGGCGATGTTCTGCCTGGCGATGCGACGAGAAGTCTGCGAGCAACTCGGCCCCCTCGACGAGCGCTTTGCGGTGGGCATGTTCGAGGACGACGACTACTCGCTGCGCGCACGCCGCATCGGGCTCGAGGTCTGTTGCGCGTACGACGCCTTCATTCACCACTGGCAGAAATCGGCGTTTCGCCTTCTCGGCGAGTCCACCTATCGACGGATCTTCGAGGAGAACCGACAGCGTTTCGTCGACAAGTGGGGATCCGCGGCCCCGTCTCACCGGATCCCCGAAGCCGCGCAGACGTCTCTGCCCCCGCATGACCTGTTGCGACGTGCCGCCGAGGCTCCTGGAACCGTCGTTTTCCTGCCCTCGGTCGGCTGGGGTATTCATCTTCTGCAGCGGCCGCACCACCTGGCTCGTGTGCTCGCGCGGCGCGGCTATCTCGTCGTCTTCGACTGCTCGAACGCCTACGACGCCATTGAAGGCTTCGCCGAGCTGGAGCCGAACCTCTTCTTGTTCCGCGGCGATCCCGAGACGCTCCACGCCTTGCCGGCGCCTCTGCTCTGGTCGTTCCCCTACAACTTCCATCTCTGTGCCGACTATCCCGAAGGCGCCGTTCCCCTCTACGACTGGATCGACGACCTCGCGGTGTTCCCCTACGAACCCGCGATGCTCGAGCGCAATCATCGGCAGGCCCTGGCGAAAGCCCCGATCGTTGCCAGCGTTGCTCAGCGGCTCCACCGCGAGGCGCTGGCCGAACGCGCCGATGCGCTCTACCTTCCCAACGCCGTCGACTTCGCACACTTCGCGGCTCCGCCCCCACCGCCGGACGATCCAGCTTTCGCGGCGATGCTCGCGAGTGGCCGCCACATTGCCGGCTACTACGGCGCGTTGGCCGACTGGTTCGATTACGAGCTGATCGCCGCGGTGGCGGCCGAACGTCCGGACTGGGGATTCGTTCTCATCGGACCCGACTACGAAGGCGCACTGGCGCGAAACCGGTCCACGCTGCGCGCCGAGAACATCCTCTGTCTCGGACCGCGCGACTACGCGCTGCTGCCGGCCTATCTCGCGCGCTTCGACGTGGCGACGATTCCCTTCCGCATCAACGACATCACGCTCGCCACTTCACCGCTCAAGCTCTACGAGTACTTCGCCGGCGGCAAGCCGGTGGTGACGAGCGCAATGCCCGAGTGTCAGGCATTCTCCGAGGTGCTCATCGCCGAGGGACCGGACGCCTTCTCTCGCGCCCTCGACGAAGCCCTCGCTCGTGCCAGCGATCCCGCCTTCCGCGCTCGGCTTCGCGAGCTCGCGCGGGAAAACGACTGGTCGGCGCGGATCGATGCGGTGCTACCGCTTTGGGAGGCGCGCCGACACCTCCCGCGACAGCGCTCGCCCTGGAGCACCCGGGTACATCGCCGTCCGGTCGCCGGGGACACGTTGCCGCTCGCCGGAAGCCCCGAGAGTCGTCGCCAAGACGACCATCCGCTGCCGGCGACGACCTCACCGCCGCCGCCGGCGGCGAGTCCGGATTCCGCAGTGGTCGCGCTCGCCGCGCGTTTTGCCCATCTCCGGCCCGAGAGCGACCGTCGCTACTTCGACGCGCTGCTCGCCCACCTGGCCGGAATCGCCGATCACCCGTTCCTCCCGGTCTATGTGGAGTACGCAGCGACGGCGGTCCAGCGGGGTCGACTCGCCGTCGCGTCGCTCCGCCCTCACATTCAACTCGACGGAGCACGCGTTCTCGACATCGGATGTGCGTATGGCGGCTTCCTCGTCGCGTTGGCCGAGGCGGGAGCTGTCCCTCTCGGGATCGACGTCAACGACCGACTTCTTGCGCTGTCGCGCCATCTCGCCGCAGATCACGAGGTGCCAATCGAGGCACTCCTTCACGACGCCTCGGTGGCGCGTCCGGAGTTCGCGGCGGCGTTCGATCTCATCGTTGCCAACGACGTGATCGAGCACGTTGCGGCACTCGACCCCTTCCTGGCCAATATCTCGCGGTGGCTGGCGCCGCAAGGCACCGCCTACCTCGAGATTCCCAATGGCCGCTTCCCGGGATTCGTCCGCAAGGACGGCCACCATGGCGCGTTCGCCGTCTCGCTCCTTGAGTTCTCGACCGCTGCCGAGCTGCTTCGGACAACCGGCCTTGCCTCCAACTACGACACGTTCAACTATCTTACGCTGGCCGAGTACCGCTCACGCTTCGCCGAGAACGGACTGCAACTGGAGCTGCTGCCTGGATCGTTGGACGGGTTCTCTCGGGAGGCCGTTCTGGCGGAGATCGAGAGCTTGCGCAGCGAGTGGCCTGGACGAGTCGAGGAGGAGATTCCTCCCGCGTTTCGCGACGTGACATCGCGCGCCCTGCGGGCCTATCTCGCCGAGCTCGACGCGTCGGGAGTCTGCGAACCCGGCCGTGAACAGGACCTGTACGAACGATACGGCGCGTCGTTCTGGCGCGTGCTCTGTCGCCGCAGCTGA
- a CDS encoding glycosyltransferase, translating into MLLPPCHPPELRVLHIGGYWRGTNDIVRHMMQGLKGTGASVLELCTDSHPEILDAEGRRYDRGTSGPVWLRSELMESWLIGFDPQLVVCNAGGLSFRPEIAEQLRRSRCLLGIALSDPDVYRNTTRRIAANFDRFLTNAPDLVADYRKLGVHAEPLDIGTNPDFFRPAAPRPSLKCDVLILGRAHPDRIDPVRSLVARFDVHVYGEGWEDHGIESRGIISGDDVLAALSSAAMTIVFSRTPAGHSIVKVGLFDFLAAGALVVTNRDPVVSSLLTFGQEIVGFDSVDDLLTRVKYYLRHQEAAERIRQSGRARVLRDHTWRVIWLRILRSLGGTG; encoded by the coding sequence ATGCTGCTCCCTCCCTGCCATCCGCCCGAGCTCCGAGTTCTCCATATCGGCGGCTACTGGCGTGGCACGAACGACATCGTTCGGCACATGATGCAAGGGCTAAAGGGGACAGGTGCATCCGTTCTGGAACTGTGCACAGATTCTCACCCGGAGATCCTCGACGCGGAGGGACGCAGGTACGATCGTGGGACCTCGGGACCGGTCTGGTTGCGTTCGGAGCTGATGGAATCGTGGTTGATCGGTTTCGATCCGCAGCTGGTGGTTTGCAATGCCGGTGGCCTCAGCTTTCGTCCGGAGATCGCCGAGCAACTGCGGAGGAGTCGATGCCTACTTGGCATCGCACTCAGCGATCCCGACGTCTACCGAAACACGACACGGAGGATCGCTGCCAACTTCGATCGCTTCCTCACCAACGCTCCCGATCTGGTTGCGGACTATCGCAAGCTCGGCGTGCATGCCGAGCCGTTGGACATCGGAACCAATCCCGACTTCTTCCGACCCGCGGCCCCCCGCCCCTCTTTGAAGTGCGACGTCCTGATCCTCGGGCGCGCTCACCCCGATCGGATCGATCCGGTCCGCTCTCTCGTCGCGAGGTTCGATGTTCACGTCTACGGAGAGGGCTGGGAGGATCACGGAATCGAGAGTCGTGGCATCATCTCTGGAGACGACGTGCTCGCCGCACTCTCCTCCGCCGCGATGACGATCGTCTTCTCCCGCACTCCTGCGGGTCATTCCATCGTGAAGGTCGGTCTTTTCGATTTCCTGGCCGCCGGGGCGCTGGTGGTCACGAACCGCGACCCTGTCGTCTCGTCACTCCTGACCTTCGGCCAGGAGATCGTCGGCTTCGACTCCGTTGACGATCTCTTGACCCGCGTCAAGTACTACCTCCGTCACCAGGAGGCAGCAGAGAGGATCAGGCAGTCCGGACGGGCGCGAGTCTTGCGCGATCACACATGGAGGGTCATCTGGCTTCGAATTCTAAGGTCGCTTGGAGGCACGGGATGA
- a CDS encoding GNAT family N-acetyltransferase produces MIRSGPKVLSDGRVTLREISQGDTENLFLWRSDRSVRGRFHTEGPRDFAGHSAFVAKYFSAENDDCWFVICSDGVDAGAVALYRSGEGADRSWEAGRIVLSPAFRGLHGFNLARRAILLLQEFARQVGHVAMRCEVLESNRVMLAIVRSVGFEAVGGGKRGGRAFLELEATLLKRTGGSSAPS; encoded by the coding sequence ATGATCCGTTCTGGACCAAAGGTACTCTCCGATGGCCGAGTCACCCTACGCGAAATCTCCCAGGGTGACACCGAGAACCTCTTCCTCTGGCGCTCGGACCGGTCGGTCCGGGGGCGGTTTCATACCGAGGGGCCGCGCGACTTCGCCGGCCACTCGGCTTTCGTTGCCAAGTATTTCTCCGCCGAGAACGACGACTGCTGGTTCGTGATCTGCAGCGATGGCGTGGACGCGGGCGCCGTGGCACTCTATCGAAGCGGAGAGGGCGCCGATCGCTCATGGGAGGCTGGGCGGATCGTACTGTCGCCGGCGTTTCGCGGACTGCACGGGTTCAACCTCGCGCGCCGCGCGATCCTGCTGCTGCAGGAGTTCGCGCGACAGGTCGGACATGTGGCGATGCGATGCGAGGTCCTCGAGTCGAATCGGGTGATGCTCGCCATCGTCCGGTCCGTGGGCTTTGAGGCCGTGGGCGGTGGCAAGCGGGGTGGGCGGGCCTTTCTTGAGCTCGAGGCAACCCTTCTGAAGCGAACCGGCGGGAGCTCCGCACCGTCATGA
- a CDS encoding GNAT family N-acetyltransferase has product MIGNGSDVVVRGSLRLREITRGDAPLLYSLRLDPETRLMFRSTAEVSFATHCAFLERYFSADNNDRWYVIESLGRTVGTIALYSLSADGLEAEWGRFVVAPEHRGAGIGRAALSALIDEARRLGVRRLRCEVLATNLSALALYQRLGFREVSMAEQEERRFVTMLLELTEVSAMDPIHLFVPTFRVDETLNEIRECLERGWTGLGYKTVAFEEAWSRYSGLRHSHFVNSATAGLHLAFRVLGEANGWRRGDEVISSPLTFVSTNHAILYEGLVPVFADVDESLCLDPVSVESKITDRTRAVCFVGLGGNPGRWHDVLEICRRRGLVAVLDAAHMAGTWVDCRHVGHDADVAVFSFQAVKNLPTADSGMVCFSSSEHDAAARRWTWLGINKDTYTRTLGSGAYKWLYDVEHVGFKYHGNSIMAAMGLVGLKYLETDNERRREISGWYDQDLGDDQAISRVPMSPGCTPSRHLYQILVENRDELVVALNERGIFPGVHYRDNTLYPMYAYGAGTCPKARLASERVVSLPLHLRLSREDVERVACALRELVAR; this is encoded by the coding sequence ATGATCGGCAATGGAAGCGACGTGGTGGTCCGTGGCAGCTTGCGGCTTCGCGAGATCACCCGTGGTGATGCGCCCCTTCTCTATTCGCTGCGCCTGGACCCCGAGACCAGGTTGATGTTCCGCTCGACCGCGGAGGTCTCGTTTGCCACGCACTGTGCGTTTCTCGAACGCTATTTCTCGGCTGACAACAACGATCGTTGGTACGTCATCGAATCTCTCGGTCGAACCGTAGGCACAATCGCCCTCTACAGCCTCTCGGCGGATGGGCTCGAAGCAGAATGGGGGCGCTTCGTAGTTGCTCCCGAGCATCGGGGAGCCGGGATTGGACGTGCCGCACTCTCGGCCCTGATCGACGAGGCTCGACGATTGGGTGTCCGTCGTCTTCGCTGCGAAGTGCTTGCGACGAATCTCTCGGCCCTGGCGCTCTATCAGCGGCTCGGCTTCCGGGAGGTCTCGATGGCCGAGCAGGAGGAACGTCGTTTCGTCACGATGCTGCTCGAATTGACTGAGGTGAGCGCCATGGATCCGATCCACCTCTTTGTTCCCACCTTTCGTGTCGATGAGACCCTGAACGAGATTCGGGAGTGTCTCGAACGCGGCTGGACTGGCCTAGGCTACAAGACCGTGGCATTTGAGGAGGCGTGGAGCCGCTACTCCGGCCTTCGCCATTCTCATTTCGTGAATTCCGCGACCGCGGGCCTTCACCTGGCCTTTCGTGTCCTTGGCGAGGCGAACGGTTGGCGCCGGGGAGATGAGGTCATCAGCTCGCCATTGACATTCGTCTCGACGAATCACGCGATTCTCTACGAAGGTCTGGTTCCTGTCTTCGCTGACGTGGATGAGAGTCTCTGCCTCGACCCCGTTTCGGTGGAATCCAAGATCACCGACCGCACGCGAGCCGTGTGCTTCGTTGGCCTGGGGGGAAATCCCGGTCGTTGGCATGACGTGCTGGAGATTTGCCGCCGACGTGGTCTCGTGGCAGTCCTTGACGCCGCCCACATGGCTGGAACGTGGGTGGATTGTCGGCATGTTGGTCACGACGCAGATGTCGCTGTGTTCTCCTTTCAGGCGGTAAAGAACCTGCCGACCGCCGACTCCGGCATGGTCTGCTTCTCCAGTTCCGAGCACGATGCGGCGGCCCGCCGCTGGACTTGGCTTGGGATCAACAAAGACACCTACACGCGGACACTTGGGTCGGGAGCCTACAAGTGGCTCTACGACGTGGAGCATGTCGGGTTCAAGTACCACGGGAACTCGATCATGGCCGCAATGGGCTTGGTTGGTCTCAAGTACCTCGAGACCGACAACGAAAGACGGCGGGAGATCTCAGGCTGGTACGATCAAGACCTTGGCGACGACCAAGCCATCTCCCGCGTACCGATGTCGCCGGGCTGCACGCCGTCGCGCCACCTCTATCAGATCCTGGTCGAGAATCGCGACGAGCTAGTCGTCGCGCTCAATGAACGCGGCATCTTTCCCGGGGTCCATTACAGGGACAACACGCTCTATCCTATGTATGCCTATGGGGCAGGAACGTGCCCCAAGGCCCGCTTGGCAAGCGAACGTGTCGTTTCGCTCCCTCTTCATCTCCGGCTCTCACGGGAGGATGTCGAGCGGGTAGCATGCGCGCTCCGCGAACTGGTCGCGCGATGA